Part of the Desulfurispira natronophila genome, CCAATATTCAGATTTCGGCTGATTTTGCCGCCAAAATAGGGGCAGCCATGGCCTCATTTTTGCCCCGTAACTCCACCATCATAATGTCCCGTGATTACCACAAGGCATCACGAATGATCAAGCGTTCCTTCCTCGGAGGGGTGTTGTCAGCAGGGGTCAACGTCATTGACATGCGCCTTAACCCGGCGCCGGTGAATCGTTTCAAACTGGAAAATAATGAAATGCTGGCTGGGGGGGTACACTTTCAGCAGTGCAGTGACAATATAGATGAAACCATCATGACCTTCTATGACGCTGCTGGTAATGTGCTGGACTCTGCGGCAGAGAAGGCCATCGAACGTCTGTTTTTTCGGGAAAAGTTTCGCAAGGCAGCCCAGGACGAAGTGGGGGACATTTACGATGAGTCGGGTTTGCCCATTAACTACCTGGGCACTTTTTTGCAGACGATCAACTGCGAGGCCATTTCGGCTGCTCGCTTCAAGATTGTGCTGGATTTGAGTTTTGGTGCAACGATCAATGTATTCCCCGAGATCCTGGGGCGCTTGGGTTGCGAAGTAATTGTGCTCAATGCGTACGAAAACCCAGTCCACCTGGCCCGCTCTACCAAGGAGCTGGGTGAAGCCATAGACGACGTTCGGTCCATTGTGCAGGCGACCTCGGCAGACCTTGGCTTTGTGCTCTTTCCCGATGGCCAGCACTTTATCATGGTTGGCAATAAAGGAAATGTGCGGGCCGATCACCAGCTGATGCTGTTTGCCTTGCAGCTGCTCTATGAGAACTCCTGCCTCAAACGCAAGATATGCCGGGCCTATATTCCAGTTTCGGCTCCGTCAGTTCTTGACGAGAAAATTTCTGCTCACGTCAAAGTGACCCGAGGCAAGTTTGTAGGGCTGCAAAACTCCACCCTCGGTGATACGGATCTGGTAGCTTATCATGACGGCTTTTTCGCCTTTCGTGAATTTTCCAGCGCCTTTGACGGCATGTACTCCATTGCCAAAATCCTGGAGCTGCTGGCTACAGTGGGAAAACCCGCCTCCGATATATTTGAAGCCATACCCCAATACGCCTTCAAGCACGTCAGCATTCAGTGCCCCAGCGAGCTCAAGGGATTGATTATGCGCAAGATGAGCGAGGACGCCATTACCCAGGAAGCCAGTTTTGTCGATGGCATCAAGGTGTTTTTTGCTGGCAGCAGCATTCACATGATACCCGACCAGAACCATCCAGCGGTGCATCTGTATTGTGAGCATCAGGATGAAGATGCAGTGGCAGAACTCCTGAAAACCTATACCGATAAAATCAAGACCTGGATCGACCAGGAGCACTGAGACTTCCCAGGAGCGTTTAATCCATGAAACCTGTCAGCGTTGCCCTGCTGTGGCACATGCACCAACCTTCATATCGTGATCCGGTTTCGGGGCGATACGAAATGCCCTGGGTGTTCCTCCACGCCATCAAGGATTACTATGACATGCTGCACCTGGCCACCAGGAATGGTTGCCGGTGCACTTTCAATCTGGTTCCCTCCCTGCTGAGACAGCTAGAGGAGTATGCCAGTGGTGAAGCCAATGATAAAATTCTCAGCCTGATTGCTACTGATCCCGGCAGGCTCAACGAAGAAGAGCGTCCTTTGCTCCTGCGCTACCTTTTCTACGCAAACGAACAGCACATGATTGGCCCCCTGCCACGCTACCGGGAAATGCTGGAGCGCAAAAAAGCTGGACGGGATGACTTTAGTGCAGATGAAATCCAGGACCTGCAGGTGCTCTTTTTGCTGGCCTGGTGTGGAAACGAGCTTAAAAAAGAAGAACTGGTGCAGCAGCTGCGCCGCAAAGGGCGCCATTTCAGCGCCGCCGAGAAACGCCAGCTGATAGATCTGCTCATGGACTTTGTGGGCAAAATCATTCCCGCCTATCGTGAAGCGGCCAGGCAGGGTTTGGTGGAAATAAGCGCCACACCTTACTATCATCCCATTCTTCCATTGCTGATCAATATGGACCGGGCCAGAGAGGCTATGCCTACCGTATCCTTGCCGGACGTGGACAATGAACTCTTTGCTCCCGATGCCGCGCGGCAGGTGCGTATGGCCCAGGACTACATGCGCCAGATTGATTTGCCAGTGCAAGGATTCTGGCCCTCCGAGGGAAGTGTCAGTCCCGAAGCAGCCCAGCTGTTTGCCCAGGAGGGAGTGAAGTGGATTGCCACCGATGAGGAGGTCCTCGCCCGCTCCCTGGACTCCTTTGACCGGGATGCCATTTATCAGGTGTATGAGCACGAAGGCGTGCCCGTGCTCTTTCGCGACCGGGAGCTGAGTGACCTGGTGGGTTTTGTCTACAGCACCTGGGATCAGGAACGTGGGGCCCAGGACCTGGTGGTGCGACTGGAGAAAATTGCCCAGCGACTTCCCCAGGGCGGAGTTATCCCGGTATTTTTGGATGGTGAAAACGCCTGGGAGCACTATGCCGAAGATGGCAAAACCTTTTTGACAAAGTTTTATCAGGCCGTAAAAGACCATGCCGATCTGCAGTTTGTGACGGTTTCCGAAGCAGTTGGAAACCATAAACCCCGCCAGTTGACCCGCCTGCACTCCGGATCCTGGATATACGCCTCCTTCTCCACCTGGGTTGGGCACCGGGAGAAAAATCGTGCTTGGGAGCTATTGAACATCACCCGCCGCTTCTTGCAAAATAACGACCCTCAGCAGCAAAATCCCCAGGCGTGGGAGGCCATGATGGCCGCAGAGGGCAGCGACTGGTTCTGGTGGTTGGGCGACGATCAACACAGCGAACTCAAGGACCTTTTTGACCTGCTTTTCCGCGAGCACCTGCTTACTGTTTACCGCAGCCTGGGGCACACGCCTCCATCCGGCCTCTTTACCCCTATTCGCAAACAAAAGCTCAAAGTGCGGCAGACCGCACCTACCGGACATATTAAACCCCGCATTGATGGACGACAGGACTCCTTTTTTTCCTGGCTTCACGCCGGCTATATCGATTTGCGGGACGGTGCCAGCATGCACCGTGACCAAAATTTGCTGGATGTCCATTACGGGTATAGTCCCGACGGGCAACATCTCTTTCTCAAAGTTCGGTGTCGACAGATTCCGGCGGACAACAGCAACAGGCTGGATATTGTCCTCAATGATCAACTCAGCGTCCGGGCTCCATTCTACCGTGGAGCCACAGCGGAGCAGGAACACTGGCTGGTGGCGGTAGATGATGAGGTAGAGGCACGGATCTCTTTGGAGCGCATAGCCCAGCTGCGCCAGGGTGAAGACGACAGGCACTACCGGCTGACCCTGGTTCATATAAGGGATGAAGAAGAGCAGGAGCGCACCCCTCTGCATTGGCCTGCCATGCTGGAAAGCAGCGACGATATGTTGCTGAAAAACTGGGTGGTGTAAAATTAGCGCCAGAGTT contains:
- a CDS encoding sugar phosphate nucleotidyltransferase, producing MKAVIMAGGFGTRIQPLTNSLPKPMIPVAGRPMMEHIVARLARSGTTDIVVLLYYMPEVVQNYFGDGSDFGVRITYAIPDGDLGTAGAVKFAEAWLDETFIVISGDLVTDFDIETILRAHRQSREMVTITLTSVPNPLQFGVVVTDRNNRIVKFLEKPGWGEVFSDTINTGIYVLEPEVFQHIPENTNFDFSKDLFPLLMKRQISIYGFNSFGYWRDVGNPDSYRECLQEFFAGDYTLDIPLEAHQTPSATIWAHPTAQYHAILYEGKVCIGEGTVVGSQAKLTNCIIGDHCVIESGAELEDCIVWNECHVSAGAQLHNVVLCDRVKVGRDVHINRGAIVAENVCIEDRVEVEKDITIWPDKHIEEAAIVSTNVIWGDKFKATVFESGSIRGFTNIQISADFAAKIGAAMASFLPRNSTIIMSRDYHKASRMIKRSFLGGVLSAGVNVIDMRLNPAPVNRFKLENNEMLAGGVHFQQCSDNIDETIMTFYDAAGNVLDSAAEKAIERLFFREKFRKAAQDEVGDIYDESGLPINYLGTFLQTINCEAISAARFKIVLDLSFGATINVFPEILGRLGCEVIVLNAYENPVHLARSTKELGEAIDDVRSIVQATSADLGFVLFPDGQHFIMVGNKGNVRADHQLMLFALQLLYENSCLKRKICRAYIPVSAPSVLDEKISAHVKVTRGKFVGLQNSTLGDTDLVAYHDGFFAFREFSSAFDGMYSIAKILELLATVGKPASDIFEAIPQYAFKHVSIQCPSELKGLIMRKMSEDAITQEASFVDGIKVFFAGSSIHMIPDQNHPAVHLYCEHQDEDAVAELLKTYTDKIKTWIDQEH
- a CDS encoding glycoside hydrolase family 57 protein, with product MKPVSVALLWHMHQPSYRDPVSGRYEMPWVFLHAIKDYYDMLHLATRNGCRCTFNLVPSLLRQLEEYASGEANDKILSLIATDPGRLNEEERPLLLRYLFYANEQHMIGPLPRYREMLERKKAGRDDFSADEIQDLQVLFLLAWCGNELKKEELVQQLRRKGRHFSAAEKRQLIDLLMDFVGKIIPAYREAARQGLVEISATPYYHPILPLLINMDRAREAMPTVSLPDVDNELFAPDAARQVRMAQDYMRQIDLPVQGFWPSEGSVSPEAAQLFAQEGVKWIATDEEVLARSLDSFDRDAIYQVYEHEGVPVLFRDRELSDLVGFVYSTWDQERGAQDLVVRLEKIAQRLPQGGVIPVFLDGENAWEHYAEDGKTFLTKFYQAVKDHADLQFVTVSEAVGNHKPRQLTRLHSGSWIYASFSTWVGHREKNRAWELLNITRRFLQNNDPQQQNPQAWEAMMAAEGSDWFWWLGDDQHSELKDLFDLLFREHLLTVYRSLGHTPPSGLFTPIRKQKLKVRQTAPTGHIKPRIDGRQDSFFSWLHAGYIDLRDGASMHRDQNLLDVHYGYSPDGQHLFLKVRCRQIPADNSNRLDIVLNDQLSVRAPFYRGATAEQEHWLVAVDDEVEARISLERIAQLRQGEDDRHYRLTLVHIRDEEEQERTPLHWPAMLESSDDMLLKNWVV